The DNA sequence CAATGATTGAGAGCAAGGCACAGCGACGATGGCGGAAGCACCAGACTGGCTGAAACGTCATGGCTCGGCCTGGACGCGCTCAGAGCCCGATACGGTTTTTGAGAATCCATGGATCGCGCTTGAGCGCTATGACGCCGTCGCGCCGACGGGTCGACCCGCCAGCTATGGCCTCGTCCACTTCAGAACCCGCGCCGTGGCGATCCTCCCGCTGCACGCGGACGGCACGGTGACCCTGGTGGGCCAAGATCGGTTCGCCTTTGGCTACACCTGGGAATTGCCCGAAGGCGGCGTGACGCTGGGCCTCGACCCCCTGGAGGGCGCCAAGCGCGAGTTGGCCGAGGAAACCGGGCTACAGGCCGCCACCTGGCGCGAAGTGCTGCGCATGCAGTTGTCCAATTCGGTCACGGACGAAACCGCGATCGGCTACCTCGCGTTGGACCTATCACCCGCCGTGGAGCGACATCAGCCGGATGAAACTGAAGACATCACGTTAGCGCGTCCGCCCTTTCGCGAGGCGCTTGCCGCCGCGCTCGACGGCCATCTTCAGGATTCCCTGACGGTGGCGATGTTGTTGAGGACTTACCATATGGCCCGGGAAGGCGACCTGCCGGGTGCGCTCGCACGTCTTATGCTATAGGGGCCGCCAATGGACGGAAGAGAAGTCATGAGCCAGCGTCTTGAAGTGATCGACCCCGCCACGCCGCCGCCGGTGTGGGCCTCGCTGCGCAACGAAGCTGAAGCGGTCTCGCGCAAAGAAGTCGCCCTGGCGAGCCTGCTCGCTTCGGTGGTGCTGAACCATGACCGCCTGGGTGACGCCCTTTCCTACCAGATCGCCCGCAAGCTAGGTGACACGGAGCTTCGCGCCATGTCCCTGCGCGACATCGCCAAGCAGGCTTACGATTCTGACGGGACGCTGGTCGCCAAGGCCGAGGCCGACTTGCGCGCCGTCTTCGAGCGTGACCCAGCGTGCAAGGGCTATGTCCAGCCGTTCCTTTTCTTCAAGGGATTCCAAGCCCTGCAGGTTCAGCGGGTCGCC is a window from the Phenylobacterium immobile (ATCC 35973) genome containing:
- a CDS encoding NUDIX domain-containing protein, translated to MAEAPDWLKRHGSAWTRSEPDTVFENPWIALERYDAVAPTGRPASYGLVHFRTRAVAILPLHADGTVTLVGQDRFAFGYTWELPEGGVTLGLDPLEGAKRELAEETGLQAATWREVLRMQLSNSVTDETAIGYLALDLSPAVERHQPDETEDITLARPPFREALAAALDGHLQDSLTVAMLLRTYHMAREGDLPGALARLML